A portion of the Bacteroidota bacterium genome contains these proteins:
- the ndk gene encoding nucleoside-diphosphate kinase, with the protein MNGNLTFTIIKPNAVEKNHSGEIINRIENAGFEIKALKKVKLTRCVAEKFYAVHKDKPFFDSLVSFMSSGPVIVAVLQKDNAVESFRAFIGSTDPAKAAAGTIRKDFGESIEKNAVHGSDSDENAIIEGNFFFSACERV; encoded by the coding sequence ATGAACGGAAATTTAACATTTACAATTATTAAACCTAATGCTGTAGAAAAAAATCACAGCGGAGAAATCATTAATAGGATTGAGAATGCCGGATTTGAAATCAAGGCTCTTAAGAAAGTAAAATTAACACGCTGTGTAGCTGAAAAGTTTTATGCTGTCCATAAAGACAAGCCATTTTTTGACAGTTTGGTTAGTTTTATGAGTTCAGGTCCTGTAATTGTTGCAGTTTTACAGAAAGATAATGCTGTTGAAAGTTTCAGGGCATTTATTGGCAGCACAGATCCTGCAAAAGCAGCAGCAGGTACAATTCGTAAAGATTTTGGTGAATCTATTGAAAAGAATGCTGTTCACGGCTCCGATAGCGATGAAAATGCTATAATAGAAGGAAACTTCTTCTTCTCTGCTTGCGAAAGAGTTTAA